GCCAAGATATTCTTGAAGCAGCGCTCACTGTTTTTGCACAAAAGGGTTTTAATGGTTCAACTACGGCGGAAATTGCTCGTGCCGCTGGTGTAGCAGAAGGAACAATTTTCCGCCATTTTGCCACGAAAAAAGAACTGTTAATTGCAGTTCTCAAACCAAAAGTACTTGAGGGTATTATTTATCTGGATAAAGAACAAAGAGAAGCTTCTCCTTTAGAATTCTTTCGCAGCTTTTTGAAAAACCGTCTGGAATTGCTGAAAGAAAACGATAGCCTTTTTCGTTTCATGTTCGCTGAGGCTCAATACCATGAAGAAGTTCGAGAAGCGTTATACAAAGGAATTCTTGAACAAGGTATATGTATCGTTAAACCTTGGTTTGATAAGGGCGTGGAACAAGGGATATTTAAACCTCTTCCATTTATATTTATGGTTAGAAGTTTTATGGGAATGGCACTTTTCTACGGAATATTTAATCACGTCTTTCCGGGGTTATCTCCTGAGAAAACCATTGACGAAGCATCTGATCAGATACTGGAGCTTTTTTTACACGGTTTACTTGTTAAATAGAATTTAGGATCTATCTATGAGTAGGAGGAGAATCAATATGAGAAAAAAAGCTGTAGTCGTTGTTTTTGTACTTCTCTTCATTGCCTTGTCTGTTCTAGGGGATCGCTATTTCAATCCTTCTGCAGATCTAAACACGTATTCGGGGACTATCGAAGGTACTGAAATTCCAGTTCAGCCTGAACTGGGAGGTAAAATTGTTCAGTTATCTGTTGATGAAGGTCAAATTATCAAAGAGGGTGACATTCTTGCAAAACTCGATGACAGTCAGGCTAAGATTTCTTTGTCTATAGCCCAAAGTCAGCAGCTGCAGGCACAAGCTAAGCTTAATGACCTTTTAGGGGGAGCAAGAGCAGAAGAAATTCGTCGTCTTGAAAATATGGTTACTCAGGCTAAGGCAAATTTGGCAGCTTTAGAACCCAATCTTCATTTTGAAGAAGAAAATTTAGCAAATGATCAAAAACTTTTTGACAGCGGCGCTATCAGCAAACAAGTTTTGGATGCTCAGCAAAATAAAGTGGACACTCTGAAGGCTCAGTATGAAGGGGCTCAGGCTAATGTCAACGCTGCTCAGGCCAGTTTAGATCAAGCTCAGGCTGGCTACACTCAGCCTACAATACAGGCCCAGAAAGCGGCTGTGGATATCGCTGCTCAATCCGTTGACAATGCGGAACTTAGTCTGAACAAACTGACGATAAAGAGTCCTGTCGGAGGTCAGATTCTCTATAAGAATGTTCAGCTAGGGCAAGTGGTTAATCCCGGTACGACTCTTGTCACGATTCTCAATCCCGAGGATTTGTGGATTAAAATATATGTACCTGGAGCTAAACTTGGTCAATTAAAACTTGGCGGTACCGTTAGTATTGTTGCAGATGCTTATCCTGGCAAGACCTTTAAAGGAATCATTAAATATATCAGCAACCAGGCAGAATTCACTCCCAAGAATGTCCAGACCAAAGAGGAACGAACGACGACGGTTTATGCCGTTAAGATATCCATTACAGAAGGTAAAGATGAGTTGAAAGCAGGTATGCCGGCAGATGTGACCCTAAAGGAGTGAGGCAGAATGAATTTAGCAATCGATTGCCAGGGTTTGGTCAAGCAATTTGGAGCTTATACAGCGGTTCGGGGAGTAACCTTTCAACTCCCTGCCGGCTCGATTATGGGTTTTGTTGGACCTAATGGTGCCGGAAAAACAACGCTTATCCGTATGCTCTGTGGAGTTTTGGTGCCCTCAGAAGGTCATGCTACAGTGCTGGGGTATGATGTTATGACCCAACCGGAGGAAATTAAACAGCGTATTGGCTATATGTCCCAAAAGTTTAGTCTCTATGATGATTTAACAGTAAAAGAGAATCTTGACTTTTATGCCGGAGTATATGGCCTGCAGGGAAAAAAGGCTCAGGAGCAGAAGGAGAGAGTGATCCAACGGATTGGCCTGAAAGAGCGAACGCCTCAATTAGTTGCTTCCCTCTCAGGAGGATGGAAGCAGCGGGTAGCTTTAGCCTGCGCCTTGC
This Desulfosporosinus orientis DSM 765 DNA region includes the following protein-coding sequences:
- a CDS encoding HlyD family secretion protein; this translates as MRKKAVVVVFVLLFIALSVLGDRYFNPSADLNTYSGTIEGTEIPVQPELGGKIVQLSVDEGQIIKEGDILAKLDDSQAKISLSIAQSQQLQAQAKLNDLLGGARAEEIRRLENMVTQAKANLAALEPNLHFEEENLANDQKLFDSGAISKQVLDAQQNKVDTLKAQYEGAQANVNAAQASLDQAQAGYTQPTIQAQKAAVDIAAQSVDNAELSLNKLTIKSPVGGQILYKNVQLGQVVNPGTTLVTILNPEDLWIKIYVPGAKLGQLKLGGTVSIVADAYPGKTFKGIIKYISNQAEFTPKNVQTKEERTTTVYAVKISITEGKDELKAGMPADVTLKE
- a CDS encoding TetR/AcrR family transcriptional regulator — encoded protein: MRKSVEDRRQDILEAALTVFAQKGFNGSTTAEIARAAGVAEGTIFRHFATKKELLIAVLKPKVLEGIIYLDKEQREASPLEFFRSFLKNRLELLKENDSLFRFMFAEAQYHEEVREALYKGILEQGICIVKPWFDKGVEQGIFKPLPFIFMVRSFMGMALFYGIFNHVFPGLSPEKTIDEASDQILELFLHGLLVK
- a CDS encoding ABC transporter ATP-binding protein produces the protein MNLAIDCQGLVKQFGAYTAVRGVTFQLPAGSIMGFVGPNGAGKTTLIRMLCGVLVPSEGHATVLGYDVMTQPEEIKQRIGYMSQKFSLYDDLTVKENLDFYAGVYGLQGKKAQEQKERVIQRIGLKERTPQLVASLSGGWKQRVALACALLHSPQLLILDEPTAGVDPVSRRIFLNLIHQLAQEGITVLVSTHYMDEAATCDFLGFVFYGRLIAFGSPADMKERAGIDNLDDLFIHYVEHEASEDPRNEALRKGVRA